One window from the genome of Emys orbicularis isolate rEmyOrb1 chromosome 10, rEmyOrb1.hap1, whole genome shotgun sequence encodes:
- the GTF2A2 gene encoding transcription initiation factor IIA subunit 2, translating into MAYQLYRNTTLGNSLQESLDELIQSQQITPQLALQVLLQFDKAINSALAQRVRNRVNFRGSLNTYRFCDNVWTFVLNDVEFREVTELVKVDKVKIVACDGKNTGSNTAE; encoded by the exons ATGGCGTATCAACTGTATAGAAACACCACATTGGGCAACAGCCTTCAGGAGAGCTTGGATGAGCTCATACAG tCTCAGCAGATCACCCCTCAACTTGCCCTTCAAGTGCTACTTCAGTTTGACAAGGCTATAAATTCAGCATTGGCACAACGGGTCAGGAACAGAGTCAATTTCAGG GGCTCTCTGAATACATACAGATTCTGTGATAATGTGTGGACTTTTGTACTGAATGATGTTGAATTTAGAGAGGTAACTGAACTCGTGAAAGTGGATAAAGTGAAAATTGTTGCATGTGACGGAAAAA aTACTGGTTCCAATACTGCAGAATGA